From Thermoflexus hugenholtzii JAD2:
GTTCCCATCGGCGCGGGGTCTGGATCCAGGCCCTGCGCTCCTCCGTTCCTTCCCGCTCCCGACGCCCGGAGCCCGGCTGCGCCGTTCCGATGCCCGCTTGGCCAGTTCCGGCGCCAGAATGCGCAAGAGACCCCCGAGAGCAAGTGAGCAAGTGAAGTAAACTGGGAAAAGGGGGTCGCCGAAATTCGGAACGTGCGGAGGTCAGGATGCACATCGGGATCCCGAAAGAGCGCCGACCGGAGGAATACCGGGTGAGCCTCACCCCGGCAGGGGTGGAGATGCTGACCCAGGCCGGACATACGGTGTGGGTGGAGAGCGGGGCAGGCCTGGGAGCCGGCTTCACGGATGAGGACTACCGCCGCGCGGGCGCCCAGATCGTCTACTCCGGGCCCGAGGTCTATGGACGGGCGGATCTGGTCGTGAAGGTGGCCCGGCCCACCCAGGAGGAGTTCGAGTGGCTTCGGGAGGGCCAGGCCCTGATGGGCTTCCTCCATCTCGCCGCCGCCCGACGAGACAAGATCGAGATCCTGCTCCAGCGGCGGATCACCGCCATCGCCTACGAGACAGTGCAGGCCGACGACGGCACCCTCCCCATCCTGGCTCCGATCAGCGCCATCGCCGGGCGGATGGCCGCCCATGTCGCCGCCACCCTGCTTCAGAACGACCGGGGGGGCAAAGGGATCCTCCTGGGCGGTGCCCCGGGCGTCCCGCCCGCCGAGGTGGTGATCCTAGGGGCCGGCGTCGTGGGCTCCAACGCCGCCCGGGCCTTCGCCGGCATGGGAGCCAGCGTCTATGTGCTGGACAAAGACATCCGTCGGCTCCAGCGCCTCGAGGAGCTGTGCGGAAGCCAGGTCGTCACTATGGTCTCGCATCCCTACAACCTGCGTAAGGTCGTCCGCTTCGCCGATGTGCTGATCGGCGCCGTGCTGGTGCCCGGCGCCCGCACGCCCATCCTGGTCACCCGGGAGATGGTCCGCTCTATGAAGCCTCGATCCCTGATCATGGACATCTCCATCGATCAGGGCGGGTGCGTCGAGACCAGCCGCCCCACCACCCACCGCGACCCCACTTTCGTCGAGGAGGGGGTGATCCACTATGCGGTGCCCAACATGACCGGCGTGCTGGGGCGGACCGCCACACACGCGCTGACGAACGCTCTGTGGCCGTTCCTGGAGGAGATCGCCCGGGTGGGCCTGGAGGAGGCCCTGGATCGGGATCCAGCCCTGGCCCGTGGGGTGAACACCCGTGAGGGTCAGGTGACCCACCCGGAGCTGGCCCGTGTTCTGGAGATGGAGGCCTCGATCCGCCAGGGTTGATCCTCGCCGAGGAGGCATCCGATGTCCTGGATGGAACTCTACCGCGAGAAGCTGATGACGCCGGAGGAAGCCGTCCGTCGCTACATCCGATCCGGGATGCGGGTGTTCCTCTCGGGGAACTGCGGGGTCCCTCAGCGCCTGTTAGCCGCCCTGGTGGAATACGCCCCTCAGCTGGAGAACGTGGAGATCGTGCAGGTCCTCACCGTGGGCCCCGCGGATTATGTGACCCCCGGCATGGAGCGGCACATCCGCGTCAACACCCTCTTCATCAGCGACAACGTCCGCCGGGCCGTCCAGGAGGGCCGGGCCGATTTCACCCCCTGTTTCCTCTCCGAGATCCCCGGCCTGTTCCGCAGCGGCCGGCTCCCCCTGGACGTGGCCCTCATCCAGGTCTCGCCGCCGGATGAGCATGGGTTCTGCTCCTTTGGAGTGGAGGTGGGGATCACCAAGCCGGCGGCCCAGTCGGCGCGCGTGGTGATCGCGGAGGTCAATGAACACATGCCCCGCACCCTGGGCGACAGCTTCATCCACATCTCCCGGCTCACCGCCGTCGTCCCTGTCTCCTACCCTCTCCCCGAGGTCCACATGGCGGAGCAATCCGAGGTGGCCCGGCGCATCGCCGAGCACATCGCCGCCATGGTCCCGGACGGTGCCACGCTACAGACCGGCATCGGAGCCATCCCCGACGCCGTGCTCCGGGCGCTCACCAACCACAAGGACCTGGGGATCCACACGGAGCTGTTCTCCGACGGGATCATTGATCTGGTGGAGAAAGGGGTGATCACGGGGGAGCGGAAAACCCTGCACCCCGGGAAGATCGTGGCCGGCTTCATGTTGGGCACCCGCCGGCTCTACGAGTTCGTCCACGACAACCCGATCTTTGAGCTGCATCCCACCGATTACGTGAACGATCCCTTCATCATCGCTCAAAACGAACGCATGGTGGCCATCAACTCGGCCATCGAGGTGGATCTCACCGGGCAGGTCTGCGCGGACAGCATCGGCCATCTCTTTTACAGCGGGGTGGGTGGGCAGCTGGATTTCATCTACGGCGCCTCCCGGTCCCGCGGGGGGCTGCCCATCATCGCCCTGCCCAGCACCGCCCGCCTGAAGGATGGGACGGTGATCAGCCGCATCGTGCCCACCCTCAAACCCGGCGCCGGCGTCACCACCACCCGCAACCATGTCCGCTTCGTGGTCACCGAGTGGGGGGTGGCGGATCTCTACGGGAAGACCATCCGCCAGCGGGCCCGGGCCCTGATCGAGATCGCCCATCCAGACTTCCGGGAGGAGCTGGAGCGCGCCGCCTACGAGCTGCGTTATCTGCGGGAGGATCGATGATCCGGCGGCGCGCTTCCTTCTTGAATCAGGATGGAAGGCAAGATGAGCCAGATGTCCCGTGATGGAGCGCTCCCTCTGTTAAGGGGAGGCCCGGGGGATCTCCTGCGCGCCCTGGGGGAACGGGCGCTCCGGTTGCCTTTGTTTTACAAGATCCTGATCGCCAACACCCTCCTGGTCGCGGCCGGGGCCGTGATCGGCACCACCCTGTCCTTCCGGGCAGGCCACCAGCTGTCGGGGGAGGCTTACTACCGCTGGCGCTACGCTTACATCCTGCTCTTCGCGACAGGAGGAACCGCGCTGAGCGCGCTGATCTACAGCCTGCTGGTGCGCTGGGCCCTCCGCCCTCTGGAGCAGCTCCAGGAGGCCGCGGAGGCGATCCGCCGGGGTCAGTTCAACGTGCGTGTTCCCCCCCATCCCTTCCGCGACGCCCAGATGGAGCAGCTGGTGGAGACCTTCAACCAGATGGTGGAAACCATCGTTAGCAACAGCGAGCGCCTGCACTGGCTTTCCCAGCAGATCCTGCAGGCTCAGGAGGAGGAACGAGCGCGGATCGCGCGGGAACTGCACGATGAGGCCGCCCAGTGGCTGACCTCTCTGTTGATCCGCCAACGCTTGCTCCTCCGCAGCCTCCCTCCGGAGATGCGCCCGGAGGTGGAGGAGCTCCAGCGGATGACCACCGCCGCCCTGGAGCATCTCCGCCGGATCGCCATGGAGCTCCGCCCCGCCATCCTGGACGACCTGGGGCTGGTAGAAGCACTGCGATGGCAGGCGGAGGAGTTCCAGAAGCAGACAGGGCTCTCCCTCACCCTCCAGATCCAGGGGCGGATCGAGCGGCTGCCCCGCCAGGTGGAACTGGTTCTTTACCGGGTCGCCCAGGAAGCCCTGACCAACATCGCCCGGCACGCCCGGGCCACCCGGGTGGAGATCACATTAAACTGTTCAACGGAGCATCTGGAGCTTTTGATCGCAGATGACGGGGTCGGCTTCGACCCGGAGGCGGTCCGGCGGTCGCGCGCCCGCTCCCTCGGGCTGATCGGGATGGCCGAGCGTCTCGCCCTGATCGGGGGGACACTGGAGATCGATTCCGCCCCCGGCAAGGGCACGCGCATCCGCGCCCGGGTGCCTGCGGGTGGACCCCATTGTCTGGCTCGGGAGGTCTGGCATGATGAACGGAGGACGGAAGATCCGCATCCTGATCGCGGATGACCACCCGGTGCTCCGCCGGGGTCTGCGGGCGCTGATCGAAGAAGAGCCGGACATGGAGGTAGTGGGGGAGGCTGGGAACGGCCTGGAGGCGGTGCAGCTGGCCGAGCGGCTCCGCCCGGATGTGGTCATCATGGACATCTCGATGCCGGAGCTGGACGGGCTGGAGGCAACCCGGCGCATCCGCGAACGTTTCCCTTCCACCTATATACTGATCCTCACCGTCCATGCCCACGAACGCTATCTCTTCCCTGTCCTCAAGGCAGGAGCCTCCGGATACGTTCGCAAGACCGCCGCGGACGAGGAGCTGATCGAGGCCATCCGGGTGGTGGCCCGGGGCGACGTCTTTCTTTACCCCTCCGCCACCCGCATGCTCCTGGACGATTACCTCGCCCAGGTTCGGGCCGGGCGTGAGCAGGATTCCTACGAGAGCCTCAGCGAGCGGGAGCGGGAGATCCTCCGCCTGCTGGCGGAGGGTCACACCAACGCGGAGATCGCTCAGAAATTGAACCTCAGCGTGAAAACGGTGGAGACTTACCGAACGCGCATCATGGAGAAGCTGCATCTGCGCACCCGGGCCGAGCTGGTGCGTTATGCCCTCCGCAAAGGCCTGATCTCCGAAGAGACCGCTTGATTCGAAAGGGGGACCCCCTTGGCCCGTTTGAGGCTTGAAGCGGACGGAACGCTGCGCCTTCCCCCGGAGATCCTTCGTTCATACGGCGTGGAGCCGGGGACGGAAGGCGTGCTGGAGCAAACAGAGGATGGATGGGCTTTCCACGTCATCCGCCCCGATCTGCGCCGCGTTTATGTGGAGGTCACCGCCCTCTGTAATCTCAACTGCGCCATCTGCATCCGCCAGGTCTGGCGGGATCGCCCCGGATCCATGCCCTGGGAGGTTTTCGAGGAGCTCATCCGACAGCTGCGGGCCTTCCCCGAACTGCGCCGGATCACGTTCGGCGGGTTCGGGGAGCCCCTCGTCCATCCCCGCATCGCGGACATGGTGGCCCTGGCGCGAACCCTGGGTGTGGGGATCACCCTGACCACTAACGGCCTGCTTTTGGATGGGGCGGTGGCGGAGGCGCTGTCGGAAGCCGGGCTGGACACGGTGGTCGTGTCCATCGACACCGCCCACCTTCAGGCCTATCGGCAGGCCGGCCTGGTCGACGGCCTGGATCGGGTCATCGATAACATCCGCGGGCTGCAGGCGCTGGCGCGGGCGCACCGCCGCCTGGTCCCCCGCATCGGGCTGGAGTTCGTGCTCACCCGGGACAGCCTCCCGGAGCTCCCTCAGGTCCCCCGCCTGGCCCAGGCCCTGGGGGCCTCGTTCGTCCTCATCACCCATCTGCTCCCCCACACGCCGGAACAAGCCCAAGCTATCCTGTATGACCGCGGAGAGCCCCTCCCCGCCCTTCCCGGCTGGCCGGTCCCCGGCGGAGACTGGCTGGTCTGGGGTCTCGCCCGGATGCCGCGCTCCCGATGGGGCGCGATGCGGCGCTGTCGCTTTGTCGAAGAACGCTCCACCGTGATCCGATGGGACGGCGGGGTGAGCCCCTGCTACGCGTTGATGCATTCATACCCCTATTACATTTATGGACGTCGTAAAGAGGTCACCGCTTACATCTTGGGCTTCATCCAGCAACGCCCCCTTATCGAGATTTGGAGCTCGGAGGAATATGTGCGGTTTCGGGCGAAAGTGCGGGCCTTCCGCTTCCCCTCATGCGTGGATTGCGGGATGGCCTGCTACTACGCTGCCCACAACGAGGACTGCTGGGGAAACACCCCTTCCTGCGCCGATTGCCTCTGGGCTCAGGATATCATCCGCTGCCCATGAAGAAAAAGCGGGACAGACCCTCGGAGGGTCTGTCCCACCGGCGGTCCTCGTCGGACTCACTGGGCTTTCTCCAAAGGCTCCCCAGCCTTCTGCCAGCCGAGGATGGCGGGGGTGAAGTTACGCACGTTGGTGTAGCCCAGCAGCTGCAACGCCGCCGTGGCCATCCCCGCCCGATGCCCCGTCCGACAATAGACCACCACCGGCTTATCCTTCGGCAGCTTGTCCAGATTCTTCGCCAGCGTCCGAATCGGGATGTTCACCGCCCCAGGGATGTGCCCCTCCGCATACTCATTCGGCTCCCGCACGTCCACCAGCACCACGTTCCCCGCCGCCAGCATGTCCTTCAACGCATCCACCGCCCCCACCGTGTAATACTTGTCCGGAATCCCACTCAAAAACCGATCCACTACCGCGAGGAGCTCCGGATCCACTTGGGGCTGTCCGACGGAGCGCGCTTCCACCGGCTCGGTGCTGAGCGGCTCCCCGGCGTCCTTCCAGCCGAGGATGGCGGGGGTGAAGTTACGCACGTTGGTGTAGCCCAGCAGCTGCAGCGCCGCCGTGGCCATCCCCGCCCGATGCCCCGTCCGACAATAGACCACCACCGGCTTGTCCTTCGGCAGCTTGTCCAGATTCTTCGCCAGCGTCCGAATCGGGATGTTCACCGCCCCAGGGATGTGCCCCTCCGCATACTCATTCGGCTCCCGCACATCCACCAGCACCACGTTCCCCGCTGCCAGCATGTCCTTCAACGCATCCACCGTCCCCACCGTGTAATACTTGTCCGGAATCCCACTCAAAAACCGATCCACCACCGCCTTCAGGTCGAGGGCCGCTTTGGTGGGCGTCGGCGGGATCGGAGTGGGCGCCACCGTCGGCGTGGGAGGGGCTACGGTGGGCGTCGGAGCAACCGCAGGCCCGCAGGCCGCCAGCGTTAGAGCAAAGATGGTGAGAAGGATCCACAACGTCCGCTTCATGGTTGCCTCCTGAGACTCAGGGTTTCATGCAGGCTTATCCCACTGCTTCCTCCTCAGCTCGGGCGCCGGGAACCCGGCGAGGCTCTGGGATCTCCTCCTGCACTTCGATCACATAGGGAGGCTCCTGGGGGATGGAGGCCAGCCACATGGCATGCTCCATCCGAGCGTATTCCTCGCTGACGTAGCCAGTGGTCATCGCCGGCAGGGCATCGTAAACGAAAGTGAAGTAGATGTGACCTACGGTGAGGATGGCCATCACAGCCATCGACACATCGTGAACGAGCGTTGCGGCGAGCAGGCCGATGGGCCCCAGGGAGCCCTTGCCCAGCCACAGGGCCAGGCCGGAGCCGGAGATAGCGAAGTAGGCAATGATGGTGAGGGCATGATGGATCTTCTGGCCCGCGTTGATCCGCCCCTGCGGAGGCAGATGCGACGTCCGACCCAGGAAATAGCCCGGGAAACCTTTCAGCCATTCCAGATCCTCTCGGGTGTAGGTGAAGGAATCCCGAACCAGATCCCGAAGCCCCCGGAAGTCCAGAAGGGCATATAGGACGGGGGTGAGGAGGAAGATCACCGCCGCCACCCGGTGCAGCAGGCGGGAGAGGCCACCGGCCGCGAGGAAGGAGAGGGGTGGCCAGATCAGGGCCAGACCGGTGATGAGGAGAACGAAGAAGGCCCCCGCGTGGAGCCAGTGGACCACCCGCTGGCCCGGACGATAGCGCAGCACCCACCGAACTGTCTGCTTGGCCATGGTTCACTCCCCATGGTTTTGAGAGTTCCGCTTTTCCTCTAAGTGACGCCGCCGGGCGATGAAGAAGGCGATCCCGCTGGTGAGGGCGCTCAACGCGAGGGCGCCCAGACTCAAGGGCTGAACCCCACCCTTCCAGATGGCCAGGGGCGGGATCTGCGGCTGCGCCGGCAGGCCCAGCGTCTCCGGCGGTGCCGGAAGCACCATGATGACCCCCAGACCGCCCATCTGGGTCTCTCCATAGATCTGAGCCTCGGGGTAGCGATCCTTCAGAGCGGCCACCCGCGCCTGGGCCTCCGCCAGGATCTCCTCCCGGGTTCCGCACTGCAGGGCCCCCGCCGGGCAAGTTCGGACGCACCACGGCTCCTCGCCCCTCTGAACCAGATCCAGACACGAAGCGCATTTGGAGACGCGTCCGTCCACCAGGCGCGGCACCTGATACGGGCAAACCTCGACGCAATAGCCACACCCGCTGCATCGGCCGAAATCCACCAGCGTGAAACCATCACGCTTGTAGAGGGCGCCGGTCGGACAGACCTGAACGCACGCCGCCTCCGCACAGTGGAAGCAACGATGCGGGACGAAGGCGCCCTGCAGCTCGGGAAAGCGGCCCCACACCACCTCCCGGATCTCCACCCATCGCTCTCCTGGGGCCAGCTCCCGGCCGGCCTTGCAAGCGATCACACATGCTTGGCAACCCAGACACCGACTCAGGTCGATCAGCATCGCCAGCCGGGCCACTTCACACCTCCCGGATCAGGCGCACAAAATTCACCCGCATCCCCGCCCCGCCCGAGATCGGATCCAGACGATACCGGGTGATGAGCAGGTTGTCGCTCGCCCCCCGTCCCTCCGCCCGGCTCAACCGGGAACCCCGATGGCCGAAGCCGTGAACCAGATAGACGGCATCCTTGCGGATACGCGGGGTCGCCCGCACCCGCACCGGACCACTGCGGACGCCGTCCTGGTTCTCCAGGAGGACACGGTCGCCGTTCTTCAGGCCCAGCGCGGCAGCCATCTCATCGTTGACCCACACCTCGTTCTCCGGATAAACCTCCGCCAGCCAGGGGTTGTTCTGGGTCTTGCCGAAAGTGTGGAGCGGGTGCCGCCCATACAGCAGGCGGAAGTATCCCGGCGGCGGCTCCTCCACCGGCTCGTAAACAGGGAGCGGATCGAAACCCGCCCGGGCCAGGGCCTCCGAGTAGATCTCGATCTTGCCGCTGGGGGTGGGGAACGGCGTCTCCCCCTCCCCGTAGTCCTCCAGGTAAGGCTTGCCGGGCCATGTGAAGACCCCGCCCGCTTCCCGCAGCCGGTCCAGGGAGAGGCCCACGGACATCAGACGGGTGTTCAGGTATTCCTCGATGCTGGACCACTGAAAGTAATCGGCCAGACCCAGCCGCAGCCCCAGCTCCCGGGCGATCCACCACCCCGGACGGGTGTCGGGCAGGGGCTCGACTGCCGGCTCCCGCAAGGCGATGTAGGGTATGCGGTGAGAGGCTACCCACAGCTCGTCGTAACGCTCCAGGAACGTCGCCTCCGGCAGGACGATGTCCGCCCAGGCCAGGTGCTCCTGGGGGAGCACATCAATGGCCAGAACGAACTCCAGGCGCTTCAGGGCTTCGATGGTGCGGGGTACATTGGGAATCGAGTGGAACAGGTTGACCCCGTAGACGACTAGGCCGCGGATCGGATAGGGCTGGCCAGTGATCATCGGCTCGATGAGCTCCTGGATGACCACGGGGCCGGTGGCGAACTTGCTCCCCACCCCATCCGCGCGGGGTGGATGCCCTGGCGTGTCCGGGATCCGGATGCCCACCGCCGCCGCGCCGCACCCTCCCGCCGCCACCTCCACCGGGAAAGGTGGATGCGGATAGGGATCCAGGGCCGGCGCCCGCGGGAGGTAGAGGCCGCCCCGTCGCCCCACGTTGCCCAGCAACACGTTCAGGATGAAGAGCGCGCGCATGCGCTGGGTGTCATTCCCATACCAGACCACGTGGCGCCCGGGCGGGATCACCACCTGAGGCCGGTGGGCCGCCATCTCCCGGGCG
This genomic window contains:
- the ald gene encoding alanine dehydrogenase, giving the protein MHIGIPKERRPEEYRVSLTPAGVEMLTQAGHTVWVESGAGLGAGFTDEDYRRAGAQIVYSGPEVYGRADLVVKVARPTQEEFEWLREGQALMGFLHLAAARRDKIEILLQRRITAIAYETVQADDGTLPILAPISAIAGRMAAHVAATLLQNDRGGKGILLGGAPGVPPAEVVILGAGVVGSNAARAFAGMGASVYVLDKDIRRLQRLEELCGSQVVTMVSHPYNLRKVVRFADVLIGAVLVPGARTPILVTREMVRSMKPRSLIMDISIDQGGCVETSRPTTHRDPTFVEEGVIHYAVPNMTGVLGRTATHALTNALWPFLEEIARVGLEEALDRDPALARGVNTREGQVTHPELARVLEMEASIRQG
- a CDS encoding acetyl-CoA hydrolase/transferase family protein — protein: MELYREKLMTPEEAVRRYIRSGMRVFLSGNCGVPQRLLAALVEYAPQLENVEIVQVLTVGPADYVTPGMERHIRVNTLFISDNVRRAVQEGRADFTPCFLSEIPGLFRSGRLPLDVALIQVSPPDEHGFCSFGVEVGITKPAAQSARVVIAEVNEHMPRTLGDSFIHISRLTAVVPVSYPLPEVHMAEQSEVARRIAEHIAAMVPDGATLQTGIGAIPDAVLRALTNHKDLGIHTELFSDGIIDLVEKGVITGERKTLHPGKIVAGFMLGTRRLYEFVHDNPIFELHPTDYVNDPFIIAQNERMVAINSAIEVDLTGQVCADSIGHLFYSGVGGQLDFIYGASRSRGGLPIIALPSTARLKDGTVISRIVPTLKPGAGVTTTRNHVRFVVTEWGVADLYGKTIRQRARALIEIAHPDFREELERAAYELRYLREDR
- a CDS encoding HAMP domain-containing sensor histidine kinase codes for the protein MSRDGALPLLRGGPGDLLRALGERALRLPLFYKILIANTLLVAAGAVIGTTLSFRAGHQLSGEAYYRWRYAYILLFATGGTALSALIYSLLVRWALRPLEQLQEAAEAIRRGQFNVRVPPHPFRDAQMEQLVETFNQMVETIVSNSERLHWLSQQILQAQEEERARIARELHDEAAQWLTSLLIRQRLLLRSLPPEMRPEVEELQRMTTAALEHLRRIAMELRPAILDDLGLVEALRWQAEEFQKQTGLSLTLQIQGRIERLPRQVELVLYRVAQEALTNIARHARATRVEITLNCSTEHLELLIADDGVGFDPEAVRRSRARSLGLIGMAERLALIGGTLEIDSAPGKGTRIRARVPAGGPHCLAREVWHDERRTEDPHPDRG
- a CDS encoding response regulator transcription factor produces the protein MNGGRKIRILIADDHPVLRRGLRALIEEEPDMEVVGEAGNGLEAVQLAERLRPDVVIMDISMPELDGLEATRRIRERFPSTYILILTVHAHERYLFPVLKAGASGYVRKTAADEELIEAIRVVARGDVFLYPSATRMLLDDYLAQVRAGREQDSYESLSEREREILRLLAEGHTNAEIAQKLNLSVKTVETYRTRIMEKLHLRTRAELVRYALRKGLISEETA
- a CDS encoding tungsten cofactor oxidoreductase radical SAM maturase, encoding MARLRLEADGTLRLPPEILRSYGVEPGTEGVLEQTEDGWAFHVIRPDLRRVYVEVTALCNLNCAICIRQVWRDRPGSMPWEVFEELIRQLRAFPELRRITFGGFGEPLVHPRIADMVALARTLGVGITLTTNGLLLDGAVAEALSEAGLDTVVVSIDTAHLQAYRQAGLVDGLDRVIDNIRGLQALARAHRRLVPRIGLEFVLTRDSLPELPQVPRLAQALGASFVLITHLLPHTPEQAQAILYDRGEPLPALPGWPVPGGDWLVWGLARMPRSRWGAMRRCRFVEERSTVIRWDGGVSPCYALMHSYPYYIYGRRKEVTAYILGFIQQRPLIEIWSSEEYVRFRAKVRAFRFPSCVDCGMACYYAAHNEDCWGNTPSCADCLWAQDIIRCP
- a CDS encoding rhodanese-like domain-containing protein — protein: MKRTLWILLTIFALTLAACGPAVAPTPTVAPPTPTVAPTPIPPTPTKAALDLKAVVDRFLSGIPDKYYTVGTVDALKDMLAAGNVVLVDVREPNEYAEGHIPGAVNIPIRTLAKNLDKLPKDKPVVVYCRTGHRAGMATAALQLLGYTNVRNFTPAILGWKDAGEPLSTEPVEARSVGQPQVDPELLAVVDRFLSGIPDKYYTVGAVDALKDMLAAGNVVLVDVREPNEYAEGHIPGAVNIPIRTLAKNLDKLPKDKPVVVYCRTGHRAGMATAALQLLGYTNVRNFTPAILGWQKAGEPLEKAQ
- a CDS encoding formate dehydrogenase subunit gamma, whose product is MAKQTVRWVLRYRPGQRVVHWLHAGAFFVLLITGLALIWPPLSFLAAGGLSRLLHRVAAVIFLLTPVLYALLDFRGLRDLVRDSFTYTREDLEWLKGFPGYFLGRTSHLPPQGRINAGQKIHHALTIIAYFAISGSGLALWLGKGSLGPIGLLAATLVHDVSMAVMAILTVGHIYFTFVYDALPAMTTGYVSEEYARMEHAMWLASIPQEPPYVIEVQEEIPEPRRVPGARAEEEAVG
- a CDS encoding 4Fe-4S dicluster domain-containing protein, which gives rise to MARLAMLIDLSRCLGCQACVIACKAGRELAPGERWVEIREVVWGRFPELQGAFVPHRCFHCAEAACVQVCPTGALYKRDGFTLVDFGRCSGCGYCVEVCPYQVPRLVDGRVSKCASCLDLVQRGEEPWCVRTCPAGALQCGTREEILAEAQARVAALKDRYPEAQIYGETQMGGLGVIMVLPAPPETLGLPAQPQIPPLAIWKGGVQPLSLGALALSALTSGIAFFIARRRHLEEKRNSQNHGE
- a CDS encoding molybdopterin-containing oxidoreductase family protein, which gives rise to MKLTRREFLRRGGALAGMWTGLSQLGEPVLAFLRTRGARWPWYRPDEVRITYNYCDMCMWRCGMLVYTVNGRVVKVEGNPKDPKSRGRLCGRGQAAVAHLYDPDRLRKPLIRTGERGTWSFREASWEEALDRAAEALARLRDQYGPESVAWFAHTTGDFWFGDYLPLAFGSPNVGKPATGLCLTPREVAAQITFGRGIGGHEPVDWENTRYIVLIGNHIGENAHNTVMQDFARALAQGAKLVVVDPRYSTAAMKAHRWLPIKPGTDTALLLAWMNVLITEGLYDREYIEKYTVGFERLAEHIRPFTPEWAAPITEIPAEVIREVAREMAAHRPQVVIPPGRHVVWYGNDTQRMRALFILNVLLGNVGRRGGLYLPRAPALDPYPHPPFPVEVAAGGCGAAAVGIRIPDTPGHPPRADGVGSKFATGPVVIQELIEPMITGQPYPIRGLVVYGVNLFHSIPNVPRTIEALKRLEFVLAIDVLPQEHLAWADIVLPEATFLERYDELWVASHRIPYIALREPAVEPLPDTRPGWWIARELGLRLGLADYFQWSSIEEYLNTRLMSVGLSLDRLREAGGVFTWPGKPYLEDYGEGETPFPTPSGKIEIYSEALARAGFDPLPVYEPVEEPPPGYFRLLYGRHPLHTFGKTQNNPWLAEVYPENEVWVNDEMAAALGLKNGDRVLLENQDGVRSGPVRVRATPRIRKDAVYLVHGFGHRGSRLSRAEGRGASDNLLITRYRLDPISGGAGMRVNFVRLIREV